Part of the Catalinimonas alkaloidigena genome is shown below.
TGTAGCGCCTCTTTCCAAAGATCATTTGCTTTTTCTATACATCCAATTGAGTGATAATTCCAACTGATATTGAGGTAATGGGCTGCAACCATTCTTTGCCTTAAGGGACTTAGCATTTGCTTTTTCTGCAAAAGTTTATACAACTTCTGGTTTGCCAAGACTTTAGAGTCTAATTTGACTGAGGAGATGTTGTTACTGATTCTTTCATGACTATTGGAAACTCTGAGGTATCCATCGACCAAACTTTTATCATAAAAAATTTTAAATTTTTCTCCTTTAATAATTGCCCTTATATGTAAATCTCTATCCTGCATACAGGCTAATTCTTCATCAAATCCACCTATCTTAAGTACAGCCTCTTTTTTCCAAATTGGGCTCATAGTGATCCAGTAAGATTTTAATAAAAAACTGGTGAGATAATCTTCATGAAACCTTCTGAAAAATATATCCTGCCTGTCCCCTATTTTATTTTCAAAGTATTGAATAGGGAAAACCAGAAAGTCATAGTGGCTATTTTGCTCAAAAATTTTTGTTCGTTGCTCCAGACAATGAGGAGCTAACAAATCATCCGAGTCCAAAAAAAGAATATATGTTCCTGTAGCGTTTTCCAGCGCTATATTGCGGCAGGTGGAAGCTCCCTTAGGAAGCCTTTCTCTTTGCCACACCTTTATTCGGGGATTTATACTGGCCTGATATTGTAAATAAGCAAAGGAGTCATCAGTAGACCCATCGTCTACAATCAATAATTCCCAATGCTTATAAGACTGGGCAATAACTGATTGGACGGTTTCTTCAATCAGTTTTCTCCGATTGAACGATGGTATAATAATAGATACTTTAGGCAGCTGCTTCATATTCTTTTAAGAAAACAATATCTAGCGAGAAAAGTATGCAGTTAAATACCCTTTTATTCTTCCCAGCCCTGCCTGTGTATCTCCCAGCCCTTTAGCAATATTACGCTTTGAAAAGGATAATAAATTGAAAGGAAACATCACTAAGGCCTTTAACAAAAATTTAACTAATTCAGTAGGGAATCTTTTTTTCCCATGTTCTTCAACAAAAGATAATCCTCTACCGAATCCATCTTGAAACCTCCTTTTCAGGAACCATTGAAAAGAACTTTTTTCTTTGGGGACATGATGTGTAACCAGAGCATTTTCCACAAATACAGCTTTAAATCCTGCATGCAACATTCTTTCCTGCATATTCCATTCTTGCCCAGTACGTTTGGGTTTGGTCCCTGGCCCCAGATTCTCATTAAACAAACCTAACGCCTGAATATCACCAGCGTAGGCAGCCCAGTTGAAACCCAAAAAACGTGGTCTTAGCGTGTAGTCATTGTTTGACTTGCTTGGTTCCCATCCCCGCGCAGAGGGGGGAAGTATAGGGGTAAGCCAAGTAGGAGGAGGCTTTTCGTACAGTACTTTTGTCTCTCCTCCAAAAAAATAACGTCTTCCTAGTGCCTCTCTTTTTTTTTCATAAGAAACTAGTGTCTGTTCTTCCAAAAAGGCATCATCATCTGTAAAAAAGATAAAATCTTCAGGATTACAGAGCTGAGTAATACCAAAGTTGAGTGCTGCACTTTTATTGCCCCTAGGAAAAAACAGATAATGTGTATTGAGCGCGTTTTTATATTTCCTGCTTACAGCTTCAGCATCAAACTTTTGTCCATTTTCAACAACTATGGTAGATTTATATGTGTCAGGTTTAATGCTCTTCTGAATAGAAGAAAGGGTTTGATCCAAGAGTGTTTTTTCTCCTGACACAGCAATTAGAATTTGCATGGGAGACGACATATAATCTATGTTAGGTAAGCAGTAGGCTGTGTCATACAGTATGCTCTACTTTTTGCAATAGCTCTTCTTTGAGATATAATTTTTTTCAGAATTTTTAATTTCACCTTAAACATTCTGAAGTTCAATTTTAGTAAAAATGATAATGCAAAGTACATTTCTTCTTTCACTACTAAAAAATAGACAGACTTATAAGGTATAGTGATGTCTTTCAAAAGCTTCAAGCGATCAATATATTGCTTTTCATAAGACTCTTTCATATCGGGCTGCTTAGTATATCCCTCTCTATCATGTACAATAAAAGTTCTGGGACTAAAACCTGCTTTAAAACCATGATATCTGGCTCTAATGATAAAATCATTGTCTTCTCCATAATGTGGAAACAGGGGGTCAAACCCTCCTACTTTTTGTATGCATTTCCTGGAAACCAACCAGGCAGCTGCATTAATGAAACCGAGCTCATATATATCAGCTAGTTCTCTCTTTGAAAGTAATAAGTCAGATATTAGTTCATTGTTTTCTGAACGACAGATGTAATGGCTGAATTTGTTGTCTAGTCTGACTCTTTTTTTATTGAGATGAACAGGGCTTAATATTCCGAATTGAGTATAATGAGTTTGTAATTTAGCTAAAACAGATACAGTATCATCATCTATCCAGGCATCCTGGTTCAGAAGTAGAGCAAAATCATAACTTTTTTCCAGCACTCTTTTCAATCCGATATTATTTGCTTTACCAAAACCAAGATTTACATTACTCTGGATAAGTTCAAACTGGGGAAAATGTTTTTCTATGTATTCAGGAGTACCATCAGTAGATAGATTATCGATAACCAGTACATCCAAAGGGATGGTACTATTGTTTAGGCTTCCCAAACATTCTGGCATCCAATGTTTGCCGTTGTAAGTAATAATGATAGCTAAGACTTTCATTTTTAGTTAATTATTCCAGATCGTATTGAAGTCTTCATGATTTAAGCATAAGCTTTTGTAAGGCTCTTTTGGTATAATATCTTATGCCTTTCTTTTTTGGGGGGTTGATAGGGTATTTTAACAACATAGGCCAATTTTTTCTAACGACTTTGGTCAATAACTTATTATTATCCCCTTTTTTCCGATATTTGGGTGCTACACCTAACATTATTTCTATTAACTCTCGGTGATTGAATGGTGAAAATGCTTCCTGTACAATATCCCATTCTAATTGACTTTGTGCTTGCCAACTACCCATTTTATGTTCCCAATAGAACAAGTCTAATATGTAAATGTTAGTATCCTTTACTGCTTGCATGGCATTCAAAAACCAGTCATTTAAATTTGACTTTATAAAATCTAACTCTTGCCATCCGGAGATTAACTCAAGGATCTGTTCAACTTGATTAATAGGTGGTTGTAGTCCTTTAGGGTCGTAAAAATTACGAGATATTTCGGCACAGTTCCCCTTAATACATATTTTATTTTGTGGATATGCCAGAGACATGCCGTATGCTATTTTACACCAGTCTTCGTGGGCAAAAGATACATTATTAAAATATATCTGGCTGAATGCTGGGGCGACCCTTTTATTACAGTCAATTAAGTGATGGGTTACTCCTAAAGCGTCTAGCATTTTTCTCGGAATATGAATATCAGGAGAAGTTTCATTAAGAGTTCTATATTGAAGAGTATAAAAGTAAAGCTTATCAAAGAACTCTTTGCTAGATGATAATAAAACTCTTGAATCCCAGCCTGCTGTTAGAGGAAGAGAAAGGTCTAACCTATGACTTCCGGCTTCAGATATTTTAACCAATAAATCAGCTGCTTTTGCGGAGCCTTCCTCTAGACTAATTTCTTTCACTGGGTGTTTTGGCCAATATCTTTGTTGTTTGCGATTTGTAACATGCAAATAATGGTTTGGAACTAATTGACGAATGTTTTCATAAGGAGAACAGTCAGTGGGAAGCCAATACTCAGTTTTATTCGCTTTATAGGGTGAATTTATAAAAGTTTCGTGTTTTTTTCCCTTTTCTAGAGGGATAGACTGTTCCAAGATTGCGGAGCTGGAACCACAATAAAATCTGGAATTATGATAAGAGTAGAAAACAGATCGCATTCCGCAAGGATCATTGAAAATGAGTATTTCCCCAGAAATTTTCATTATCAATACAAAACGTCCTGTAAGGAAATAAAGCTGTTCTGCAATATCATTTACTTCACTAATTTGGTCTAGAAAATCTGTTATTACCTCGGCGTTGGATTTTTTAGGCTTATAAGGGTTTAATATAAAGCCGATTAACGCCAATTGAATATTACCTTTGGTTATAATATTTACCTCAAGCTCAGCGTGAGTGTATATATTAAATTCATCAAATTTTTTACATGGCCAACCTTGTAATTGCAGACATTCTTCCTGGGTCATTAAAAATTGTCTTCGGAACCTGAGTCTCTCGAAATCGTTAGCCAACATTCGGTATTAAAAGGGTTTAGTTAAAAAATTAATATGCCAATTTAACTATCGGCAATATTTCTAAGAATCTTATAGATATTGTCTATATATATTTCTCTATTAAAGTGCCCTTTGGCATATCGCCATCCGTTAATTCCAAGTTGAACACCCCAACTTGGCTTTTTGAGTAAGAGCTCCATTGTATTGGCAAGCTCAAGTTCATTCCCTGAATATAATAAGCCTGTTGATTTATGTTGAATAAGTTCTTGAGTACCAGAGAATTTATTTTTTTTCCCAATAACAGGAATCCCAGTAGTCATAGCTTCTACTGTTACTCTGCCAAAAGCCTCATGTATTGAACACATGAGACATGCATCACTTTGAAAATATACAGAGTAGGGAGTACTGGTTCTACCAATTATGTCTATGTATTTTTCTATTCCTAGATCATTGACTAATTTTGCCAAGCGCGTTTGATTCCCCGAACCTGCTACTATTAATCTGACTTTCCAACCTCTTTCGATCAGGATGCTTATAGCCTTAATGGCTTCGTGTTGTCCTTTTTGAGGAATTATCCTTCCTACAATGCAAAATGTAAACTCCCCATCCTTCCGTTTTGTGAAAGAACTTTTTTGCATTTTGAAACGATCAAATTCTTCAGAAGAAGCCACGCCATTATATACTACATGACAATTGGAGTTGCTTAAAAATTTTTGATAGTAATCTTGGATAGCTTTTGATATAAAAATAATCGCTCCCGATTTTTTTGCTACCCTCCGCATAATGCCCTTTCCCCAGTCTAAAACTAGTGCTTGGTCTAGCTTTTGAAACTCTCTTATATGCCATACATGAGGCTTTCTCACAATGTAAGCAGCGATTGCACCTACAGGGGTAACAGAACTGTTAGTATAAATTATATCTGCTTGCCATTCCTTGATCTGTGCAATGATTTGAGGAATTGCAATAAAGTTCTGAATAGCTTTATGGAGGCGGTTATGGGGAAAATTTTTGATAATGCTTTTTATCTCAATCCATAAATTTGGTATTTCTTTATGTACCCATAACACATAAGGAATCACTTTATACTTGATATTTCTTTTCTGAAGTTCTTTGATGAGGGGGCCTGCATACGGGATGATTACATAGCATTTTATGTTTCTGTCCTTGAAACCATCAATCAAATCCAGAAGTGATCTTGGGGCACCATAGGCACCAGCATCATGACAAATAAAAGCAATT
Proteins encoded:
- a CDS encoding glycosyltransferase family 2 protein; its protein translation is MKQLPKVSIIIPSFNRRKLIEETVQSVIAQSYKHWELLIVDDGSTDDSFAYLQYQASINPRIKVWQRERLPKGASTCRNIALENATGTYILFLDSDDLLAPHCLEQRTKIFEQNSHYDFLVFPIQYFENKIGDRQDIFFRRFHEDYLTSFLLKSYWITMSPIWKKEAVLKIGGFDEELACMQDRDLHIRAIIKGEKFKIFYDKSLVDGYLRVSNSHERISNNISSVKLDSKVLANQKLYKLLQKKQMLSPLRQRMVAAHYLNISWNYHSIGCIEKANDLWKEALQKGMISQSSYLIGKSFIWLRNMPLIRHSRIVAGIIKKIHQLLLPKFLLRL
- a CDS encoding glycosyltransferase, with amino-acid sequence MQILIAVSGEKTLLDQTLSSIQKSIKPDTYKSTIVVENGQKFDAEAVSRKYKNALNTHYLFFPRGNKSAALNFGITQLCNPEDFIFFTDDDAFLEEQTLVSYEKKREALGRRYFFGGETKVLYEKPPPTWLTPILPPSARGWEPSKSNNDYTLRPRFLGFNWAAYAGDIQALGLFNENLGPGTKPKRTGQEWNMQERMLHAGFKAVFVENALVTHHVPKEKSSFQWFLKRRFQDGFGRGLSFVEEHGKKRFPTELVKFLLKALVMFPFNLLSFSKRNIAKGLGDTQAGLGRIKGYLTAYFSR
- a CDS encoding glycosyltransferase family 2 protein produces the protein MKVLAIIITYNGKHWMPECLGSLNNSTIPLDVLVIDNLSTDGTPEYIEKHFPQFELIQSNVNLGFGKANNIGLKRVLEKSYDFALLLNQDAWIDDDTVSVLAKLQTHYTQFGILSPVHLNKKRVRLDNKFSHYICRSENNELISDLLLSKRELADIYELGFINAAAWLVSRKCIQKVGGFDPLFPHYGEDNDFIIRARYHGFKAGFSPRTFIVHDREGYTKQPDMKESYEKQYIDRLKLLKDITIPYKSVYFLVVKEEMYFALSFLLKLNFRMFKVKLKILKKIISQRRAIAKSRAYCMTQPTAYLT
- a CDS encoding glycosyltransferase → MTIAFICHDAGAYGAPRSLLDLIDGFKDRNIKCYVIIPYAGPLIKELQKRNIKYKVIPYVLWVHKEIPNLWIEIKSIIKNFPHNRLHKAIQNFIAIPQIIAQIKEWQADIIYTNSSVTPVGAIAAYIVRKPHVWHIREFQKLDQALVLDWGKGIMRRVAKKSGAIIFISKAIQDYYQKFLSNSNCHVVYNGVASSEEFDRFKMQKSSFTKRKDGEFTFCIVGRIIPQKGQHEAIKAISILIERGWKVRLIVAGSGNQTRLAKLVNDLGIEKYIDIIGRTSTPYSVYFQSDACLMCSIHEAFGRVTVEAMTTGIPVIGKKNKFSGTQELIQHKSTGLLYSGNELELANTMELLLKKPSWGVQLGINGWRYAKGHFNREIYIDNIYKILRNIADS